In the Salarias fasciatus chromosome 13, fSalaFa1.1, whole genome shotgun sequence genome, one interval contains:
- the heatr5b gene encoding HEAT repeat-containing protein 5B isoform X1: protein MELAHSLLLNEDALAQITEAKRPVFIFEWLRFLDKVLVAANKVDVKEKQKKLVEQLTGLISSAPGPPTRKLLAKNLATLYSIGDTFTVFQTLDKCNEIIKSKDDTPAYLPTKLAAVACVGAFYEKMGRMLGSSFPDTINNLLKALKSAESQGRGEILLSLQKVLSGLGGAAASCHRDIYKNARSLLTDRSMAVRCAVAKCLLELQNEAVFMWTTELENLATLCFKALEGSNYGVRVAVAKLLGTVMATALMPKQAAVMRQNIKRATLEEVLELMATGFLRGGSGFLKSGGEMLKGGASVSREVRVGVTQAYVVFVTTLGGQWLERNFATFLSHVLDLVSHPRATQTHVEAVYSRRCVSFMLRATLGGLLGEKAQIAAGKEICQAISKQMRAVGKEDGGEISRFRALQKAVVNDISGENKVGAADVSASQHVMVCALKELGSLVQSLSATASPLIQEPSIGLLDTVTSVLLHPSMAARLAAAWCLRCVAVALPYQLTPLLDRCAERINNLKSSPEAVSGYSFAMAALLGGVHQCPLGIPHSKGKLVVSIAEDLLRTAAQNSRLSLQRTQAGWLLLGALMTLGASLVRYHLPKMLLLWRNVFPRSQKELEAEKARGDAFTWQVTLEGRAGALCAMRSFVAHCPELLTEDVIRRLMTPIECAMTMMSHVPAIIKVHGAHLKASAAMVRLRLYDILALLPPKTYEGSFNALLRELVAEFTLTDNSANTTTSLLRSLCHYDDSVLMGSWLQETDHKSIEDQLQPNSASGSGALEHDPSSIYLRVPVGEAIPGPLPLGVSVIDASVALFGVVFPHVSFKHRLQMLDHFAECIKQAKGVRQQAVQLNIFTAVLSALKGLAENKSTLGPEEVRKSALALVMGALDNPNPILRCAAGEALGRMAQVVGEATFIARMAQTSFDKLKSARDVVSRTGHSLALGCLHRYVGGIGSGQHLKTSVSILLALAQDGSSHEVQTWALHSLALIVDSSGPMYRGYVEPTLSLVLTLLLTVPPSHTEVHQCLGRCLGALITTVGPELQGNGATISTIRSSCLVGCAIMQDHSDSLVQAAAISCLQQLHMFAPRHVNLSSLVPCLCVHLCSSHLLLRRAAVACLRQLAQREAAEVCEYAMSLAKRAGDSKDNTAINLNITETGLEGVLFGMLDRETDRKLCSDIHDTLGHMLSSLAVEKLSHWLKLCKDVLAATTDVGGAVTFEVEKDEEDSEKKDEMDDDTMFTGLGDDDKSKPSVAPRWVTRVFAADCLCRIILLCENADKAHFDLASARSAQAKNPKGDLLVLHLSDLIRMAFMAATDHSNQLRMAGLQALEDIIKKFASVPEPEFPGHVILEQYQANVGAALRPAFSPDTPSDITAKACQVCSTWIGSGVVSDLNDLRRVHNLLVSSLDKVQAGKGSSSQLYSESATTMEKLAVLKAWAEVYVVAMKIKKEAESKPAKPVRNVDEDEEDLNADVLPPDSLITLVQPELPSLSRLWLAMLRDYALLTLPAEFSSQLPADGGAFYTPETIDTARLHYRGSWAPVLHAVALWLNSTGFGAGEEQEDVTPALSKAAVLPHGGSATAKSFEESVKDRMHLMLGVSIEFLCFPRPEEPIEHVMSCLQALCTLLESPCAKTHIAEDQLLAVELLNVLHRLLLTRDPPAVQLQVTAVVQETIRAAQDHMQQQRTNKGKEEEEEKESQAILGEGGDTGELVPGKSLVFAAMELLVFILVRHLPQLNTRVKESPSHVPLRPQRLPEESARLVANTVSILAELPSLCSPAGSMTILPTVLFLITGVLRETAVKTPDSSVPVPVSAALQGIKTIITSPLAREESMQAEWTGLVRSSLASVLEYSQPDESRPDMDEVSMLTAITLFLLSASGELVGVTVLQKGCIERFQNALNSSDPGLQARCYQLLLSVFQHSSRALSTPYIHALAPPMVEKLKAVERSRPGTAAELQAVKEGIRVLENLVSMGEEQNRVQLLALLVPTLVSYLLDENAISSAPQVSKGLHDFALQNLMRIGPLYPAAFKTVIGAAPELKTRLESAIRANQASSKAKAAARQAQPAVQATPTIKLKTSFF, encoded by the exons ATGGAGCTGGCTCACAGTTTGCTGCTCAACGAAGATGCTTTGGCCCAGATCACCGAAGCAAAGCGGCCGGTCTTCATCTTTGAGTGGCTCCGTTTTTTGGATAAAGTGCTTGTGGCTGCAAATAAG GTGGATGTGaaggagaaacagaagaagctGGTTGAGCAGCTTACAGGACTCATCAGCAGTGCCCCCGGACCTCCAACAAGAAAACTTCTGGCCAAAAACCTTGCTACCCTTTACAGCATAGGCGACACTTTCACTGTCTTTCAGACTCTGGATAAATGCAATGAAATCATCAAAAGCAAGGATGACACACCTGCATACTTGCCAACAAAGCT CGCTGCTGTGGCCTGTGTGGGGGCTTTTTATGAGAAGATGGGCCGGATGCTGGGAAGCTCCTTTCCAGACACAATTAACAACCTTCTGAAGGCATTAAAGAGTGCAGAG TCTCAAGGCAGAGGGGAGATCCTCCTCAGCTTGCAGAAGGTGTTGAGCGGCCtgggaggagctgcagcgtcaTGCCACAGAGATATCTACAAGAACGCCCGCTCTCTGCTGACAGACAGGTCAATGGCTGTACGCTGTGCAGTCGCCAAG TGTCTGTTGGAGCTGCAGAATGAAGCAGTCTTCATGTGGACCACAGAACTGGAAAACTTGGCCACTTTGTGTTTCAAAGCACTAGAAGGGTCAAACTATGGCGTGCGGGTGGCGGTGGCTAAACTGCTGGGGACGGTCATGGCCACGGCCCTGATGCCCAAACAAGCAGCTG tgaTGCGCCAGAATATAAAGCGGGCGACTctggaggaggtgctggagcTCATGGCCACAGGCTTCCTCCGCGGCGGCTCTGGCTTCCTGAAAAGCGGCGGAGAGATGTTGAAAGGGGgagcctctgtcagcagggaggTGCGAGTGGGTGTCACGCAG GCTTACGTTGTGTTTGTTACGACACTCGGTGGTCAGTGGCTGGAGCGCAACTTCGCCACGTTCCTCTCCCACGTCTTGGACCTGGTGTCTCACCCCCGAGCCACACAGACGCACGTTGAGGCCGTGTACTCACGGCGCTGTGTGTCTTTCATGCTACGTGCCACCCTTGGCGGCTTACTCGGAGAGAAAGCGCAAATAGCAGCCGGCAAAGAAATCTGCCAAGCCATCAGCAAGCAAATGAGGGCTGTGGGTAAGGAGGATGGGGGGGAAATATCACGGTTCAGAGCATTACAGA agGCTGTAGTGAATGACATCAGTGGAGAAAACAAGGTGGGGGCAGCTGATGTCTCGGCCAGCCAGCACGTCATGGTGTGTGCCCTCAAAGAGTTGGGCAGCTTAGTTCAGAGTTTGAGCGCCACGGCTTCACCGCTCATCCAGGAACCGTCTATAG GCCTTCTTGACACTGtgacctcagtgctgctgcaccCGAGCATGGCAGCACGTTTGGCGGCAGCCTGGTGCCTGCGCTGCGTCGCCGTGGCGCTGCCCTATCAGTTGACCCCCTTGCTGGACCGCTGCGCTGAGAGAATCAACAACCTGAAGAGCTCGCCGGAGGCCGTGAGCGGCTACAGCTTTGCCATGGCTGCTCTGCTGGGAGGCGTACACCAGTGCCCCCTCGGCATTCCTCACTCCAAGGGCAAG TTGGTGGTGAGCATCGCCGAAGATCTCCTGCGGACGGCAGCTCAGAACAGTCGCCTCTCTCTCCAGCGGACGCAGGCTGGATGGCTCCTACTGGGAGCCCTCATGACTTTGG GTGCCTCGCTCGTGCGTTATCATCTCCCCAAAATGCTCCTGCTGTGGAGGAATGTGTTTCCTCGCTcccagaaggagctggaggctgaaaaGGCCCGGGGAGACGCCTTCACCTGGCAGGTGACCCTGGAGGGCCGAGCTGGAGCTCTCTGCG CTATGCGCAGTTTTGTGGCACACTGTCCCGAGCTTCTCACTGAAGATGTGATCCGCAGACTGATGACTCCTATTGAGTGTGCAATGACCATGATGTCACA TGTTCCTGCAATCATTAAGGTCCACGGCGCTCACCTGAAAGCCAGTGCAGCCATGGTGAGGCTGAGGTTGTACGACATTTTGGCCCTCTTGCCTCCCAAGACTTATGAAG GCAGCTTCAATGCTCTGCTGAGGGAGCTGGTGGCAGAGTTTACTTTGACTGACAACTCGGccaacaccaccacctcctTGCTGCGCTCTCTGTGCCACTATGACGACAGCGTGCTCATGGGCTCCTGGCTGCAAGAGACTGACCATAAGTCCATAGAGGATCAG CTGCAGCCCAACAGTGCATCAGGCAGTGGAGCTCTGGAACATGATCCCTCCTCAATCTACCTGCGTGTCCCTGTCGGGGAGGCCATTCCCGGGCCTCTCCCTTTGGGTGTGTCTGTCATTGATGCTTCAGTGGCTCTGTTCGGTGTGGTTTTCCCTCACGTGTCCTTCAAGCACAG actgCAGATGCTTGACCACTTCGCTGAGTGCATAAAGCAGGCTAAAGGAGTTCGACAACAGGCAGTCCAGCTGAACATCTTCACTGCAGTACTTAGCGCCCTCAAG GGTTTGGCTGAGAACAAGAGCACTCTGGGTCCCGAGGAGGTGCGTAAGTCAGCTCTGGCTTTAGTGATGGGAGCTTTGGACAATCCTAATCCCATCCTGCGCTGTGCTGCCGGCGAGGCTTTGGGCAGGATGGCACAGGTGGTGGGAGAGGCTACGTTCATCGCCAGGATGGCACAGACCAGCTTTGACAA ACTGAAGTCTGCTCGGGATGTGGTTTCAAGGACGGGTCATTCACTGGCTCTTGGCTGTCTGCATCGATATGTTGGAGGAATTGGCTCTGGTCAGCACTTAAAGACCAGTGTCAGCATCCTGTTGGCTCTCGCCCAGGATGGCTCTTCTCATGAGGTCCAG ACCTGGGCTCTACACTCCCTGGCTCTGATTGTGGACTCAAGTGGTCCGATGTACAGAGGCTATGTGGAGCCGACTTTGTCCCTGGTTCTTACCCTGCTGCTTACGGTGCCCCCGTCTCACACTGAAGTGCACCAGTGTTTGGGCCGCTGTCTCGGGGCTCTCATCACCACTGTGGGGCCAGAGCTGCAAG gCAACGGAGCCACAATTTCCACCATCCGCTCTTCCTGCCTGGTCGGCTGTGCCATAATGCAGGACCATTCCGACTCCCTGGTGCAGGCAGCTGCCATCTCGTGTTTGCAGCAACTGCACATGTTCGCTCCCCGCCACGTCAACCTGTCCAGCCTGGTGCCCTGCCTCTGT GTGCACCTGTGTAGCTCTCACCTGTTGCTGCGCCGTGCTGCCGTGGCCTGCCTGAGGCAGCTTGCTCAGAGAGAAGCTGCGGAGGTGTGTGAATACGCCATGAGCCTGGCGAAGAGAGCGGGAGACAGCAAAGACAACACCGCGATCA ATCTGAACATCACGGAAACTGGCCTGGAGGGCGTTCTGTTTGGCATGCTGGACCGAGAGACGGACAGGAAGCTCTGTTCTGACATTCATGACACACTTGGCCACATGCTGTCCTCTCTCGCTGTCGAAAAGCTTTCTCATTGGCTGAAACTCTGCAAAGATGTCCTCGCAGCGACTACAG aCGTAGGAGGAGCCGTTACATTCGAGGTGGAAAAAGATGAGGAGGACTCAGAGAAGAAAGATGAGATGGACGACGACACCATGTTCACCGGCCTGGGCGACGACGACAAGTCCAAACCCTCCGTGGCGCCTCGCTGGGTGACGCGGGTGTTTGCCGCAGACTGCTTGTGCCGTATTATCCTGCTGTGTGAGAATGCAGATAAAGCACACTTCGACTTGGCGTCTGCTCGCTCTGCGCAGGCCAAGAACCCCAAAG GCGATCTGCTGGTGCTCCATTTATCTGACCTCATCCGCATGGCGTTCATGGCTGCCACAGACCACAGTAACCAGCTGAGGATGGCTGGCCTGCAGGCCCTAGAGGACATCATTAAAAAGTTTGCATCTGTACCAGAGCCGGAGTTTCCGGGGCACGTTATTCTGGAACAGTACCAGGCCAAT GTTGGAGCCGCGCTCAGACCTGCATTTTCACCCGATACACCATCTGACATAACAGCCAAAGCTTGCCAG GTGTGCAGTACGTGGATTGGCAGCGGCGTGGTCAGTGACCTCAATGACCTGCGACGAGTCCACAATCTTCTGGTGTCGTCGCTGGACAAGGTGCAGGCTGGGAAGGGCTCATCCAGCCAGCTCTACAGCGAGAGCGCCACCACCATGGAGAAGCTGGCCGTGCTGAAAGCGTGGGCGGAG GTGTACGTGGTGGcaatgaaaatcaaaaaagagGCCGAATCCAAGCCGGCCAAACCAGTCAGAAATGtagacgaggacgaggaggacctgAACGCCGACGTTCTTCCGCCCGACAGTCTCATCACGCTGGTGCAACCGGAGCTGCCCTCGCTGAGCCGCCTGTGGCTGGCCATGCTGCGAGACTACGCTCTGCTCACTCTGCCGGCCGAGTTCTCCAGTCAGCTCCCGGCCGACG gtggaGCATTCTACACCCCAGAGACTATAGACACAGCGAGGCTTCATTATCGCGGCTCCTGGGCCCCCGTCCTGCATGCAGTGGCCTTGTGGCTGAACAGCACTGGGTTTGGAGCAGGCGAAGAGCAGGAGGACGTCACTCCAGCGCTCTCCAAGGCCGCTGTCCTCCCTCACGGAGGCTCAGCCACGGCAAAGAGCTTTGAGGAGTCTGTCAAAGACCGGATGCATCTAATGTTAG GTGTCAGCATCGAGTTTCTTTGCTTCCCCCGGCCGGAGGAGCCCATTGAACATGTGATGTCCTGCCTGCAGGCCCTGTGCACTCTGCTGGAATCCCCCTGTGCGAAAACCCATATAGCAGAAGACCAG cTGCTTGCAGTGGAGCTCCTGAATGTGCTCCACCGGCTGCTTCTGACCCGGGATCCCCCTGCCGTCCAGCTCCAAGTCACTGCTGTGGTGCAGGAAACCATCAGAGCTGCACAGGACCATATGCAGCAACAGAGGACCAACAAGG gcaaagaggaagaggaggagaaagagtcTCAGGCCATCCTGGGGGAAGGAGGAGACACCGGGGAGCTGGTTCCCGGCAAGTCTCTGGTGTTTGCAGCCATGGAGCTGCTCGTCTTCATCCTGGTCCGTCACTTACCGCAGCTTAATACCCGCGTGAAGGAGTCGCCCAGCCATGTGCCGCTCAGGCCTCAGCGACTTCCCGAAGAAAGCGCTCGCCTGGTGGCAAACACGGTTTCCATCCTGGCAGAGCTGCCCTCGCTCTGCTCCCCCGCTG GAAGCATGACCATCCTACCCACAGTGCTCTTTCTGATCACCGGGGTTCTGAGGGAAACTGCAGTAAAGACTCCTGACAGCTCTGTACCCGTGCCTGTATCGGCGGCCCTGCAGGGCATCAAGACCATCATCACCTCTCCACTGGCCCGGGAGGAGAGCATGCAGGCAGAGTGGACTGGCCTCGTGAGAAGCAGCCTCGCATCTGTACTCGAGTACTCACAGCCAG ATGAGTCCAGGCCCGACATGGATGAAGTCAGTATGTTGACGGCGATCACACTCTTCCTGCTGTCGGCCAGCGGCGAGCTCGTCGGAGTGACCGTGCTGCAGAAGGGCTGCATAGAGCGCTTCCAGAACGCCCTCAACTCCAGTGATCCCGGG CTTCAGGCTCGGTGttaccagctgctgctgtcagtgtttcaACACTCCAGCCGAGCGCTCTCTACCCCTTACATTCACGCTCTGGCTCCACCCATGGTGGAGAAGCTGAAGGCGGTGGAGCGCAGTCGGCCTGGGACCGCCGCCGAGCTGCAGGCTGTGAAGGAGGGCATCAGGGTCCTGGAGAATCTGGTCAGCATGGGTGAAGAGCAGAATA GGGTGCAGTTGTTGGCTCTTCTTGTGCCGACTCTTGTCTCTTACCTTTTGGATGAAAATGCCATCTCCTCTGCTCCCCAAGTCTCCAAAGGCCTGCATGACTTTGCCCTTCAGAACTTGATGCGAATCGGCCCCCTCTACCCAGCTGCCTTCAAGACCGTAATCGGTGCAGCGCCTGAGCTCAAAACGCGTTTGGAATCAGCCATTAGAGCCAACCAGGCCAGCAGCAAAGCCAAAGCTGCAGCCAGACAGGCTCAGCCCGCTGTACAAGCCACACCAACCATTAAACTCAAGACGAGCTTCTTCTAA